A genome region from Aphelocoma coerulescens isolate FSJ_1873_10779 chromosome Z unlocalized genomic scaffold, UR_Acoe_1.0 ChrZ, whole genome shotgun sequence includes the following:
- the TMEM174 gene encoding transmembrane protein 174, producing MEQNNNNVEDFSLNVFSVTPCQPNRSDALVSDGDKAGTTLLFSGVFLGLVGITFTVMGWIKYDGITHLEWTQLLGPILLSVGVTFILIAVCKFNMLTCKPCKEREENTSELDQTASGQSFVFTGINQPITFHGATVVQYIPPPYPSQEGAAVSPSYLHPALSCCSAVPPSTSPVLSPGSPHFCPAYTLDNLAFTGDENYTTYASENTRNQRSEDSSDEPEGLLEDYACTNLSPPRYEEIYPLSS from the exons ATGGagcaaaacaacaacaatgTAGAAGATTTCTCCTTGAATGTCTTTTCTGTCACTCCTTGTCAGCCAAACAGATCTGATGCCCTGGTGTCAGATGGGGATAAAGCTGGCACAACCCTGCTCTTTTCAGGTGTGTTTTTGGGACTGGTGGGGATCACTTTCACTGTGATGGGATGGATAAAATATGATGGCATTACTCACCTGGAGTGGACTCAGTTACTAGGGCCTATTCTGCTGTCTGTTGGAGTGACTTTTATTCTGATTGCTGTTTGTAAATTTAACATGCTTACGTGCAAGCCCTgtaaagaaagagaggaaaatacaTCGGAACTTGACCAGACTGCAAGCGGACAGTCCTTTGTCTTCACTGGCATTAACCAGCCTATAACTTTCCATGGTGCCACAGTGGTGCAGTACATCCCTCCACCCTACCCGTCCCAGGAAGGCGCTGCTGTGAGTCCCAGCTACCTTCACCCAGcgctcagctgctgcagtgctgttcCCCCCAGCACCTCGCCGGTTCTCAGCCCGGGTTCTCCTCACTTCTGTCCTGCCTACACCCTGGATAACCTGGCTTTTACTGGAGATGAGAACTACACTACTTACGCTTCAGAGAACACCAGGAATCAGAG GTCAGAAGACAGTTCTGATGAGCCAGAAGGACTGCTGGAAGACTATGCCTGTACTAACTTGTCCCCTCCACGTTATGAGGAAATATACCCTCTGTCTTCATAA